In Alteromonas sp. V450, the following proteins share a genomic window:
- a CDS encoding DNA mismatch repair protein, which yields MPDLYNGFLYGLLALYVVCVARLLTQKKNKDSTYWLTGAFVCWPLFMLDEWLRLGEITDLAELYGISEVFAVIGITCCYRAIKPMLYANPTARKRLWWPVFVTVLMQLTVIFISVEDKQQWFVASPTGEPLALWPAYLSSLLTGFSVLLIGILIAEHIQMYHRYLPQQAVDISRLKMPKLAGVMGGLVGLAFFSILLVTAATFGFLPVPFWESGHHLMLGTGLLLVLFSLTFVRRTSPSPLDYQRLDLEKASPYETSSIISKAERYAVQSKAFTKSFLTIDQFCRNADLDPTSLALALQVTQRKSFRHFIFSYRLAYAKDVLFKHDPALETVATQLGIQSDKFLSDHLIKRFNAHKP from the coding sequence ATGCCTGACCTCTACAACGGTTTCCTGTACGGCCTGCTTGCATTATATGTAGTATGCGTTGCGAGGCTATTAACTCAAAAAAAGAATAAAGACAGCACTTACTGGCTGACTGGCGCATTTGTCTGCTGGCCACTGTTTATGTTGGATGAATGGCTTAGATTAGGCGAAATCACCGATTTAGCCGAACTTTATGGTATTTCGGAGGTGTTTGCTGTCATTGGTATTACGTGCTGCTACCGAGCCATTAAGCCTATGCTATATGCTAACCCTACAGCGCGAAAGCGCCTTTGGTGGCCGGTATTTGTTACAGTATTGATGCAGCTTACCGTTATTTTTATATCGGTTGAGGATAAACAGCAGTGGTTTGTGGCATCACCGACGGGAGAGCCCTTGGCGTTGTGGCCAGCTTACCTGTCATCCTTACTTACCGGTTTCAGCGTACTGCTCATTGGGATCCTTATTGCTGAACATATTCAAATGTATCATCGTTACTTGCCACAGCAAGCGGTAGATATCAGTCGTTTGAAAATGCCTAAACTCGCTGGCGTTATGGGTGGGCTGGTAGGGCTTGCTTTTTTCAGTATATTGTTGGTAACCGCCGCCACTTTCGGTTTTTTGCCAGTGCCATTTTGGGAGAGTGGACACCACCTTATGCTTGGCACTGGACTGTTGCTAGTGCTGTTTTCTCTTACCTTTGTAAGGCGCACATCTCCGTCACCTCTTGATTATCAAAGATTGGATTTAGAAAAGGCTTCTCCTTATGAAACCAGCAGCATAATATCAAAGGCCGAGCGCTATGCAGTTCAGTCAAAAGCGTTCACAAAAAGCTTTCTTACCATCGACCAGTTTTGTCGAAACGCTGACCTAGACCCCACCTCATTGGCGCTTGCTCTTCAAGTTACCCAAAGAAAAAGTTTTAGGCACTTCATTTTCAGCTATCGGTTAGCGTATGCCAAAGATGTGCTTTTTAAACACGATCCAGCGTTAGAGACGGTCGCAACACAACTTGGTATTCAGTCTGATAAATTTCTCAGCGACCACCTAATAAAGCGCTTTAATGCTCATAAGCCATAG
- a CDS encoding inorganic triphosphatase, translating into MSVKELSVKELSEKKLSEKESPEIELKFVTDDNAHQAFEQSVLPLFQKHDLKVISHEEMRLENDYYDNDKRDFQRHKMGFRVRGNNGIYEQTLKTNGVVSGGLHQRNEYNVALNTATPDLTLFEDKVWPQEWNVATVNTTLSKQFSTHFTRNAYKVSLPSGTVEIVLDCGEATTDKASSPINEIELELMDGDINSLFLLAELINDNMPVRLSDVSKAAQGYQLLHGFNAKVRPLPDFLALEDTVSTEEAFCLAMQTALSHWQYHEYVFCESGSIKMLGEVAKSIRLLLQSVSLYLPVLQCPELLELHKKLLAHAQKWSWQDDLQSLRYLLSKKSLFNKTLSKHAALVSYLQGRQTGLIQAHKPEKLFFDNDATDIKLSAIRLIQNKPWRSASTGFDHPVLDHAKGWLSQGWQTVQQSMPLSKTMGPANYSAIEILLRQTLWSGFLLGDLFVEERGNFRAPWLDLLTGIDELNALLMLKQSVDDAELESQNELRSWAAEKLSTLIRVMERTRAVAMQRDIYW; encoded by the coding sequence ATGTCGGTAAAAGAATTGTCGGTAAAAGAATTGTCAGAAAAAAAATTGTCAGAAAAAGAATCGCCAGAAATAGAATTAAAATTTGTCACTGACGATAATGCGCATCAGGCTTTCGAACAAAGCGTGCTTCCTCTTTTTCAAAAACACGATCTTAAAGTGATATCGCATGAAGAAATGCGGTTAGAGAATGACTATTACGACAACGATAAGCGCGATTTTCAACGCCACAAAATGGGCTTTCGAGTCCGTGGAAATAACGGCATATATGAACAAACGCTCAAAACAAACGGCGTTGTCAGCGGAGGGCTTCATCAGCGCAATGAATATAATGTTGCGCTCAACACGGCAACGCCAGATCTGACGCTTTTTGAAGACAAGGTATGGCCACAAGAGTGGAATGTAGCAACCGTCAACACTACACTATCTAAGCAATTTAGTACTCACTTTACGCGTAATGCTTATAAAGTGTCGCTGCCATCAGGGACGGTAGAGATTGTGCTTGATTGTGGCGAGGCAACGACAGATAAAGCATCGTCGCCAATTAATGAAATTGAGCTCGAACTAATGGATGGCGACATTAATAGTCTGTTTTTGTTAGCGGAGCTTATTAATGACAACATGCCGGTACGGCTGAGCGATGTGTCAAAAGCTGCACAAGGCTATCAGTTACTTCATGGTTTCAATGCTAAAGTACGTCCGCTTCCCGACTTTCTCGCGTTAGAAGACACTGTATCAACCGAGGAGGCATTTTGTTTAGCGATGCAAACGGCGCTGTCGCATTGGCAATACCATGAATATGTTTTTTGTGAAAGCGGCTCAATAAAAATGCTCGGTGAAGTTGCAAAAAGTATCCGGTTACTGCTGCAAAGTGTGTCGCTTTATTTACCCGTTTTGCAGTGCCCTGAACTGCTAGAACTCCATAAAAAATTACTTGCACATGCTCAGAAATGGAGCTGGCAAGATGACTTACAAAGCTTACGATATTTGTTGTCTAAGAAAAGTCTTTTTAATAAAACACTGAGCAAACACGCCGCGCTGGTGAGCTATTTACAAGGTAGACAAACAGGCTTAATTCAGGCGCACAAACCAGAAAAGCTGTTTTTTGACAACGATGCGACCGATATTAAGCTTAGCGCAATTCGTCTAATTCAGAATAAGCCATGGCGAAGCGCTTCAACAGGTTTTGATCATCCGGTACTTGACCACGCTAAAGGATGGCTTTCTCAGGGCTGGCAAACGGTGCAGCAAAGCATGCCTCTTAGTAAGACAATGGGACCGGCCAATTATTCAGCGATAGAGATCTTGCTTCGCCAGACGCTGTGGAGTGGATTTTTACTCGGCGATTTGTTTGTTGAAGAGCGAGGTAATTTCAGAGCCCCTTGGTTAGACCTGCTGACGGGAATTGACGAACTTAATGCACTTTTGATGTTAAAACAATCGGTTGACGATGCCGAGTTGGAATCACAAAACGAACTGCGCTCGTGGGCTGCGGAAAAATTATCAACACTTATTCGCGTAATGGAGCGGACCCGAGCGGTCGCTATGCAGCGCGATATTTACTGGTAA
- the rppH gene encoding RNA pyrophosphohydrolase, protein MIDADGFRANVGIVICNKMGQVFWARRYGQHSWQFPQGGIDEGESAEQAMYRELHEEVGLTPKDVTILSVTRNWLRYKLPKRLIRQGSNPVCIGQKQKWFLLQLDCNERDVNVLKTTHPEFDDWRWVSYWYPIRNVVSFKRDVYRRVMKEFSPVIMSAQQRVQHRPNAVPNRRGKKRRRG, encoded by the coding sequence GTGATAGATGCCGATGGATTCCGTGCGAATGTGGGCATAGTGATTTGCAACAAAATGGGTCAAGTATTTTGGGCAAGACGTTATGGTCAACATTCATGGCAGTTCCCTCAAGGCGGAATTGATGAAGGGGAATCTGCTGAACAAGCTATGTATCGCGAGCTTCACGAAGAAGTAGGGCTGACACCGAAAGATGTCACTATTTTAAGTGTTACCCGTAACTGGCTTAGATATAAATTACCGAAACGATTAATTCGTCAAGGAAGCAACCCTGTTTGTATAGGGCAGAAGCAAAAATGGTTCTTGTTACAACTCGATTGTAACGAGCGAGACGTGAACGTGCTTAAAACAACCCATCCAGAGTTTGATGACTGGCGGTGGGTGAGTTATTGGTATCCTATTCGCAATGTTGTTTCGTTTAAACGCGATGTATATCGCAGGGTAATGAAAGAATTTTCTCCTGTGATAATGTCAGCGCAACAGCGTGTTCAGCATAGGCCAAATGCGGTGCCGAACAGACGTGGTAAAAAGCGGCGTCGTGGTTAA
- the mutH gene encoding DNA mismatch repair endonuclease MutH, with protein MQPPSSPPSSPERLLARCHALAGLSLGELAEMAGITVPANLQRHKGWPGMLIEKWLGASAGSKPQQDFPELGIELKTIPIDTHFAPLETTYVCYAPLLMPPGVSWETSNVRNKLQQVLWLPIEGDRAIPLPERRIATGFYWRPNQHQNTLLRNDWEELVEQISTGHVEAITSRQGEALHIRPKAANGKALTDALGPEGQRIKTRPRGFYLRKSFTHQIIYDAFSGV; from the coding sequence ATGCAGCCTCCCTCTTCCCCTCCTTCGTCACCAGAGCGCCTTTTAGCACGGTGCCATGCCTTAGCCGGCCTAAGCTTAGGCGAGCTCGCTGAAATGGCTGGCATAACTGTGCCCGCTAATTTACAGCGTCATAAAGGATGGCCAGGCATGCTCATTGAAAAGTGGCTGGGTGCCAGTGCAGGCTCTAAGCCTCAGCAAGACTTTCCGGAACTAGGAATTGAACTTAAAACCATTCCTATAGATACCCACTTTGCTCCGCTGGAAACAACGTATGTATGTTATGCGCCATTGTTAATGCCTCCGGGCGTTTCTTGGGAGACGTCGAACGTACGAAATAAATTACAACAGGTGCTTTGGTTACCTATTGAAGGGGACCGAGCTATTCCGCTTCCTGAACGGCGCATAGCCACCGGCTTTTATTGGCGTCCCAATCAGCATCAAAACACATTATTGCGCAACGACTGGGAAGAGTTGGTAGAACAAATATCAACAGGGCACGTAGAGGCAATCACTTCCCGTCAAGGTGAAGCGCTGCACATTCGCCCTAAAGCCGCAAACGGCAAAGCACTTACCGACGCATTGGGGCCCGAAGGACAGCGTATAAAAACACGGCCACGAGGCTTCTATCTAAGAAAATCCTTCACGCATCAAATTATTTATGATGCCTTTTCAGGTGTATAG